One Pichia kudriavzevii chromosome 3, complete sequence genomic window carries:
- a CDS encoding uncharacterized protein (PKUD0C06030; Pfam Domains: zf-CHY(2.6e-18)), which translates to MEEALERLEIQLEEVKQMNEKGKTESLELNHIDDMAKEDFNITPSLERVGVSIPSFMMPNMEMLSPSNVSRRFNEYAHAVNMEHSSSSHIAEMLGDLINRRTSELKNLYSDVSESLADVLNTNIDHPIDEYISEIQSDENSPATRDNETVKKNDKKQEEEIYQSLEKYKHLTFLTFEQFQDQKFLRNRIKKILTLQISPVLQRLLIQKLMSCSYIEKQNHIKAQLEKQHHHLLKGENGGREEDVEVEEDDIEDDEVFLTKKDKTATYFSIEDGILGCPHYRRNCKIECHQCHRWYPCHLCHDEEITSHRLERKMVKFVLCMYCFTPQHPEQFCVECDRELGKYFCFQCKLYDNDPLKNIYHCDKCGICRLGLGLNQDYFHCDNCNVCISIELQKNHICIENSTKSNCPICDEFMFNSNEKVVFMTCGHPIHEKCYRQHTLHSYKCPTCSKTISNMELQFRMRDSEIKNSIMPDELRNWIVDIKCIDCNGMSRVPFHYLGHKCDHCHSYNTMQVKLTKGNEETHGVEVSGGSVDEKLYVAEQFIADALKQNFAFENQALDKRIEETPQKNNFEEEENDDDDLNNSRDITKDSDNYDGGDGDKDDSSENGETKFVNNFITVINNFEAYPSIGEAFKDWIQLTLGQSPSDDEDETGNTDCDA; encoded by the coding sequence ATGGAAGAGGCGCTAGAGAGACTGGAAATCCAGCTTGAAGAGGTGAAACAAATGAACGAAAAAGGTAAAACAGAGTCTCTTGAGTTAAATCACATAGATGACATGGCTAAAGAGGATTTTAATATAACACCTTCATTGGAGAGAGTGGGTGTATCTATACCATCTTTTATGATGCCTAATATGGAGATGCTAAGCCCGAGCAATGTTTCAAGACGGTTCAATGAATATGCGCATGCTGTGAACATGGAACATTCTTCAAGTAGCCACATTGCTGAAATGTTGGGCGATCTAATCAATAGACGTACATCTGAGCTAAAAAATTTGTATTCAGACGTTAGTGAGTCTTTGGCCGATGTTTTGAATACTAATATTGACCATCCTATTGATGAGTACATTTCGGAAATCCAATCAGATGAAAACTCACCAGCTACAAGAGATAACGAAActgtgaaaaaaaatgacaaaAAACAAGAGGAGGAAATTTATCAATCACTGGAGAAGTATAAACATTTAACGTTTTTAACTTTTGAGCAGTTCCAAGATCAAAAGTTTCTAAGGAATAGAATCAAAAAGATACTAACGCTTCAAATATCACCTGTTTTACAACGGCTACTGATCCAAAAATTGATGTCATGCTCTTACATTGAAAAGCAAAACCATATCAAGGCTCAGCTAGAGAAACAACACCATCATCTCCTAAAGGGTGAAAATGGGGGAAGAGAAGAGGATGTAGAAGtcgaagaagatgatataGAGGACGATGAAGTTTTCCTTACCAAGAAAGATAAAACAGcaacatatttttcaatagaaGATGGTATTCTGGGGTGTCCGCATTATCGTCGAAATTGTAAAATCGAATGCCACCAATGTCATAGGTGGTATCCATGTCATCTGTGTCATGACGAAGAAATTACATCCCACAGACTGGAACGGAAAATGGTCAAATTTGTTCTCTGCATGTATTGTTTTACGCCGCAACATCCAGAACAGTTTTGTGTTGAGTGTGATCGAGAACTaggaaaatatttttgtttccaaTGTAAACTGTATGATAACGATCCACTGAAGAACATCTACCATTGTGACAAATGTGGGATTTGCAGGTTGGGTTTGGGACTTAACCAAGATTATTTCCACTGCGATAATTGCAACGTTTGTATATCCATTGAGTTGCAGAAGAATCATATTTGTATTGAAAACTCAACAAAGTCAAATTGTCCAATATGTGATGAATTTATGTTCAATTCAAACGAAAAGGTTGTATTCATGACGTGTGGTCATCCAATTCACGAAAAATGTTACAGACAACATACGTTGCACTCCTATAAATGTCCTACCTGTTCAAAAACGATCTCAAACATGGAACTTCAATTTCGAATGAGAGACTCTGAAATTAAGAATAGCATCATGCCTGATGAGCTTAGAAATTGGATTGTGGATATCAAATGTATTGATTGTAATGGTATGAGTAGGGTACCCTTTCATTACCTAGGACATAAATGTGACCACTGCCATAGCTACAATACGATGCAGGTGAAGTTAACAAAAGGCAATGAAGAAACTCATGGTGTAGAGGTAAGCGGTGGCAGTGTAGATGAGAAGTTGTATGTTGCTGAACAATTTATTGCAGATGCATTGAAACAAAACTTTGCCTTTGAAAACCAAGCTCTGGACAAACGAATTGAAGAGACGCCACAGAAAaacaattttgaagaagaagaaaatgatgatgatgatctcAATAATAGCAGGGATATCACTAAGGATAGCGATAATTATGACGGTGGAGATGGGGACAAGGATGATAGTAGCGAGAACGGTGAGACTAAGTTTGTAAATAACTTCATTACTGTCATTAATAATTTCGAGGCGTACCCATCAATCGGAGAAGCCTTTAAG
- a CDS encoding uncharacterized protein (PKUD0C06040; similar to Saccharomyces cerevisiae YMR071C (TVP18); ancestral locus Anc_2.534), giving the protein MAITDYFRISGFVADMKSRNLSLYGQWIGITSIFLSLALGISNLFHVNIVFVFGIIAIVQAPILALVEIPFLLKIFRIPDSIITFVQSLDTNFMRVIFYAIMAIIQWLSLTCKATSLIALAIMFTIAMFAYAGAMLLGQEFHKSNVVATVQVGETPAEAQIRNVL; this is encoded by the exons ATGGCAATTACAGACTATTTTAGAATCTCCGGCTTTGTGGCGGACATGAAGTCTAGGAACTTGAG TTTATACGGTCAATGGATTGGTATAACTTCTATTTTCTTATCCTTAGCATTGGGTATCTCCAACCTATTCCATGTCAACATTGTTTTTGTGTTTGGTATAATAGCAATTGTGCAAGCACCAATTCTAGCACTTGTTGAAATCCCATTTCTGCTAAAGATATTCCGGATTCCAGACTCTATAATTACTTTTGTTCAATCGCTAGACACCAACTTCATGCGTGTGATTTTCTATGCAATCATGGCCATCATCCAATGGTTAAGTTTAACTTGTAAAGCTACATCGTTAATCGCATTGGCAATTATGTTTACAATTGCAATGTTTGCCTACGCGGGCGCAATGCTGCTAGGCCAAGAATTTCATAAGAGTAACGTTGTTGCAACAGTCCAGGTTGGGGAAACTCCGGCAGAGGCACAAATAAGAAACGTTTTATAG
- a CDS encoding uncharacterized protein (PKUD0C06050; similar to Saccharomyces cerevisiae YMR070W (MOT3); ancestral locus Anc_2.533) gives MMSSSPPHHSQDFANNQGSSNDDNIYLMSSPAFPDLNFQLQNLDTYIDSDSAGKNYTTAGNGIDPNNSSNYNTTATNNAHGSYSDSSFNDNGMNQSNDRELINDVPTVTSSQLGSSDENTLGETQIQPQNLNHQYQPADCQPNEKGDEDSDAELTELVPVSLNTNSGLQYPSTSLQHINPTLTESKTSSSIDSHFTSSKSTTSISSNLFQTPSKPLQNLTSFASSNNIPSLQSPVRNAYPIRSSTINPYTHRRSLSKVGLENSPLSYQTSSLLSPKVKKKSHRKNISISSTSALTHLETDLQLQSSNIQSFHASPTDLPLRTPESLVNHGYYIPEHEDYADKVNTTEGNQYEDTTLQDNFDTRYLDDNNVGINLSFDNDLLSNAHSNFIGSELNRSGNSEILNVPNFYFGNFFTNDNQLSSNQNQQLSLGDALFDAAGNANYEFPASLGYDQQEQHDILEPPPPPPSTAFSSVGHHSPYMENNENASFHQHQQYQQPHQQQQQQHLTPTLPPLPPRSMLQRSKVRVNLAEAATNKERKNASGLRGSPSINSIEGGHESAIYESNSMSNSESGSQPHSQSQTPKSASRLSSRSNLGSFSLEEVAQTPQTRVRTRANSRLQRASNKPTPGPVGNEPSTSKQDDASPNLTASTKTPTVTTRSKSGRKTLEPQELMELVHIDLPQQSARSKSRAKNKGKDGKKVHECPLCKMAFQRPEHVKRHMISHSSSRPFECPEPNCSKRFNRKDNLNQHLRNIHKREP, from the coding sequence ATGATGTCATCTTCTCCTCCACATCATTCTCAAGATTTCGCAAACAATCAAGGCTCAAGCAATGATGACAATATCTACCTAATGTCCTCTCCGGCCTTCCCTGATTTGAATTTCCAATTGCAGAATCTAGATACATATATTGATTCGGATAGTGCAGGCAAGAACTATACAACTGCAGGTAATGGGATTGATCCCAACAATTCTAGTAACTACAATACGACCGCCACCAATAATGCTCATGGCAGTTATTCAGATAGTTCGTTCAATGATAATGGAATGAATCAGTCTAATGATAGGGAACTGATTAACGACGTACCAACAGTCACTTCCTCACAATTGGGAAGTTCTGATGAGAATACCCTCGGGgaaactcaaattcaaccTCAAAATTTAAACCATCAGTATCAGCCGGCAGATTGTCAGCCCAACGAAAAAGGTGATGAAGATTCTGATGCGGAACTCACCGAATTAGTACCAGTTTCTTTAAACACAAACTCGGGTCTACAATATCCTAGTACTTCACTCCAGCACATAAACCCCACCCTGACAGAATCGAAAACCTCATCGTCAATTGACAGCCATTTCACTTCGTCTAAATCAACTACTTCGATTTCGAGTAATTTATTCCAGACACCTTCAAAACCACTGCAGAATCTAACTTCTTTCGCTAGCTCTAACAATATACCATCGTTACAATCACCTGTTAGAAATGCATATCCAATTAGATCAAGTACAATAAACCCTTATACCCATAGGAGATCGTTATCAAAGGTTGGGCTTGAGAATTCTCCACTCTCCTATCAAACCTCTTCACTTTTATCACCCAAAGTTAAGAAGAAATCACACCGTAAAAATATATCCATTTCAAGTACGTCTGCGTTGACACATTTGGAAACAGATTTACAGTTACAATCGAGTAACATTCAGTCGTTTCATGCATCCCCAACAGATTTGCCATTGCGCACTCCGGAATCTTTGGTAAATCATGGATATTATATTCCTGAACATGAAGATTATGCTGATAAGGTCAATACCACAGAGGGAAATCAATATGAAGATACAACTTTGCAAGATAATTTTGATACCAGGTACTTAGACGATAACAACGTTGGCATTAATCTATCGTTTGATAACGACTTACTGAGCAATGCACACAGTAATTTTATTGGATCTGAGCTAAATAGATCTGGCAATAGTGAAATCTTAAATGTTCCTAACTTCTATTTTGGAAACTTCTTCACAAATGATAATCAATTATCATCGAATCAGAACCAACAATTATCATTAGGTGATGCTTTATTTGATGCAGCAGGAAATGCCAACTATGAATTTCCGGCATCTTTGGGATATGATCAGCAGGAACAGCATGATATTCTGGAACCACCTCCACCACCTCCGTCGACCGCCTTTTCTAGTGTAGGACATCATTCTCCATATATGGAGAATAATGAAAACGCGTCTttccatcaacatcaacaatatcaacagcctcatcagcaacagcaacagcaacattTAACTCCAACATTGCCTCCACTGCCGCCTAGATCAATGCTACAAAGATCCAAGGTTAGAGTGAATCTAGCAGAAGCCGCAACGAATAAGGAGAGAAAGAATGCTTCTGGATTGAGGGGCAGCCCATCGATTAACTCTATAGAAGGTGGGCATGAATCAGCTATCTACGAGTCTAATTCAATGTCTAACTCTGAATCTGGTTCACAGCCCCACTCCCAATCACAAACACCGAAGTCTGCATCTAGGTTATCCAGCCGTTCGAACCTGGGATCGTTTTCGTTGGAAGAAGTTGCCCAAACGCCACAAACGAGAGTACGGACTCGTGCAAACTCCAGATTGCAAAGGGCATCAAATAAGCCTACTCCTGGTCCAGTAGGTAATGAGCCTTCTACTTCAAAACAAGATGATGCCTCACCTAACTTGACCGCTAGTACGAAAACACCGACAGTTACAACCCGTTCCAAATCAGGGCGGAAAACGCTGGAGCCTCAAGAATTAATGGAACTTGTCCACATTGATTTGCCCCAACAATCTGCAAGATCTAAATCAAGAGCCAAAAACAAGGGTAAAGATGGTAAGAAAGTGCATGAATGTCCATTGTGTAAAATGGCATTCCAACGGCCCGAACATGTTAAGAGGCATATGATTTCGCATTCTTCTTCTAGACCTTTTGAGTGTCCTGAGCCTAATTGTTCTAAGCGTTTTAACAGAAAGGACAACCTCAATCAACATTTAAGAAACATTCATAAAAGAGAGCCATAG
- a CDS encoding uncharacterized protein (PKUD0C06060): MSNSVHSNSDSDSIDSTHNVEKFTPLNDVEDQSNRDNLSQQLSRILSTQDGVERVASLARVLSTKTKKDMDHFEINKENFDLELLLRYLRDRSAEQGIESANAGVAFSGVTCWGIDASAAHGPSVTEMVLSYLKFWKFFEKDHRKQRKIIENFVGVLEPGEMVLCLGKPGAGCSSLLKTVAGEIHNFTKVEGTFSYDGLDQEEMMQKYKGYVIYNPELDFHFPYITVKETIELALRCKTPEKRIDNMSREEYVDNMLKVRTTFFFFFSYTVSNY, translated from the coding sequence ATGAGTAACTCTGTTCATTCAAATAGTGATTcagattcaattgattctACTCATAACGTGGAAAAATTCACCCCATTgaatgatgttgaagatcAATCAAATCGTGACAACTTATCTCAACAATTGAGCAGAATCTTGTCCACCCAAGATGGTGTAGAGCGTGTTGCCTCATTGGCAAGAGTTCTATCAACCAAAACTAAAAAAGATATGgaccattttgaaattaacaaggaaaactttgatttaGAATTGCTTCTAAGGTACTTGCGTGATAGATCTGCCGAACAAGGTATTGAATCAGCAAATGCTGGTGTTGCTTTTTCAGGTGTTACTTGTTGGGGTATTGATGCGTCTGCTGCACATGGTCCTTCTGTTACCGAGATGGTATTAAGTTATCTGAAATTCTGGAAGTTCTTTGAGAAAGACcacagaaaacaaagaaaaattattgaaaactttgttGGTGTTTTAGAACCAGGAGAAATGGTTCTATGTCTTGGTAAGCCTGGTGCAGGTTGTTCctcattgttgaaaacagTTGCAGGTGAAATCCATAATTTCACCAAAGTTGAAGGTACATTTTCTTACGATGGTTTAgaccaagaagaaatgatgCAAAAATATAAAGGCTATGTTATCTACAACCCTGAATTGGATTTCCATTTCCCTTATATCACTGTCAAGGAAACCATTGAACTTGCATTAAGATGTAAAACTCCTGAGAAAAGAATTGATAACATGTCGAGAGAAGAATATGTTGATAACATGTTAAAGGTACGtacaactttttttttctttttttcttacaCTGTTTCAAATTACTAA
- a CDS encoding uncharacterized protein (PKUD0C06065; Pfam Domains: ABC2_membrane(2.3e-72)|PDR_CDR(8.3e-46)|ABC_tran(1.7e- 23)|DUF258(9.9e-06)), which produces MLGCSAFVAIYQAGQNIYELFDKVCVLYKGRQIFWGPAEEGVAYFERMGYMKPPRMTAPEFLTAVTSPSSRQIRPGFEGKVPDSSEEFADYWTNSPEYSRLVDELNEFNSTHNGEETRQRLDYANQQRKQRGNRQKSQFTISYWSQVYYLMLRGFQRTKGNITYTIVYLSSFVTKGFVVGSMYYHIPKSTVGAYSRGGILFYVLLFCSVTSLAEIANSFATRNILTKHKSYSMYHLSAEALQEIITEFPTKFVAVVILALTTYWMPNLKHTAGAFFMYLLFLLTIQQCMSFTFKCIASVCKDGTTAHAIGGLWVLMMCVYTGFVLPLNQMHHWIKWIHYLNPMFYAFYSLMGSEFHRKHMPCYHFIPSGPGYENVSLANQICALSGAVAGQDWVDGDAYLYRAFDFRWHNVWKYWGINVCWTAGFIGLNAFMAEFVKNVEGGGDMLLFKRGCLPDTSNGEDWDGKVASREEMMLALNGPDADLDKIIAEADIFSWKNLDYVIPYDGATRQLLCQIQGYVKPGTMTALMGESGAGKTTLLNTLAQRINFGTITGDMLVNGRPLDGSFARRTGYVQQQDLHMAEYTVRESLRFAADLRQGDNVPQEEKYDYVEKIIDCLGMSKYAEAMVGKIGRGLNVEQRKKLSIATELVAKPSLLLFLDEPTSGLDSESSWSIVQFLRALADSGQAILCTIHQPSATLFEVFDRLLLLKKGGKTVYFGDIGPNSSTMLSYFERNSGVKCGVSENPAEYILNCIGAGATASTNHDWAELWNNSPECAAESATIDQLHRDLPSRPVNNNNGDLDAVFAASYRTQLWVVLKRTYTQFWRSPVYIRAKFLECVSCALFVGLSYVGFDHTVGSAQAAFSSVFMLLLISVAIINQSHVFAYDTRELYEVREKLSNTFHWSCLLLCHTLVEIGWSTICQFLIFICYYWPIRFSGTAENAGFFFFINVLIFPMYYVTYGLAVLYFSPDVPSASMINSNLFAMMLLFCGILNPKKWSPKFWSFLYVASPFTYFVQAFVGPILHNRKLECAYSELFIVDPPEGTQCGAYFSNYIKTNGGYLVNPESESNCHYCPYVMQSDVVLQFGIKWKDHWRDFGIAWIYIFANVGFMLTGYWYFRVYGGNPMSAIKKLFSAKTYKPAKRHEKDNTIFQPQPNDSKIGTVKK; this is translated from the coding sequence ATGTTAGGATGTTCTGCGTTTGTTGCTATCTATCAAGCGGGTCAGAATATTTATGAATTGTTTGACAAAGTTTGTGTTCTTTACAAAGGTCGACAAATTTTCTGGGGTCCTGCTGAAGAAGGTGTTGCatactttgaaagaatGGGTTACATGAAACCACCAAGAATGACTGCACCTGAATTCTTAACCGCTGTTacttctccttcttcaagaCAAATCCGTCCTGGCTTTGAAGGTAAGGTGCCAGATTCATCTGAGGAATTTGCAGATTACTGGACTAACTCTCCTGAGTACTCCAGATTGGTTGATGAATTAAATGAGTTTAATTCCACACATAATGGTGAAGAAACAAGACAAAGATTGGATTACGCTaaccaacaaagaaaacaaagggGTAATAGACAAAAGTCTCAGTTTACCATTTCTTATTGGTCTCAAGTTTACTATTTAATGTTGAGAGGTTTCCAAAGAACTAAGGGTAATATTACTTATACTATTGTCTACCTTTCGTCTTTTGTTACTAAGggttttgttgttggttcCATGTATTACCATATTCCTAAGTCTACTGTTGGTGCCTATTCACGTGGTGGTATTTTGTTCtatgttcttcttttctgtTCTGTGACATCTTTGGCTGAAATTGCAAACTCCTTTGCAACAAGAAATATCTTGACTAAGCATAAATCATACTCTATGTATCACTTATCTGCTGAAGctcttcaagaaattatCACTGAATTCCCAACTAAGTTTGTTGCAGTTGTCATTCTTGCCCTCACTACTTATTGGATGCCAAACTTGAAACATACTGCCGGTGCGTTCTTCATGTACTTGTTATTCTTACTTACTATCCAACAATGTATGTCATTCACTTTCAAATGTATCGCTTCAGTTTGTAAGGATGGTACTACCGCCCATGCAATTGGTGGTTTATGGGTTTTGATGATGTGCGTTTATACAGGTTTTGTGTTACCATTGAACCAAATGCATCATTGGATTAAATGGATTCATTATTTAAATCCAATGTTTTATGCCTTCTACTCATTAATGGGATCGGAATTCCACAGAAAACATATGCCATGTTATCATTTTATTCCTTCTGGTCCTGGTTATGAAAATGTTTCTCTTGCAAACCAAATTTGTGCGTTGAGTGGTGCTGTTGCTGGTCAAGATTGGGTTGATGGTGACGCTTATCTATACCGTGCATTTGATTTCAGATGGCACAATGTTTGGAAATACTGGGGTATCAATGTTTGTTGGACTGCAGGTTTTATTGGATTAAATGCTTTTATGGCAGAATTTGTTAAAAATGTTGAAGGAGGTGGTGATATGCTTTTATTCAAGAGAGGATGTCTTCCAGATACTTCCAACGGCGAAGATTGGGATGGTAAGGTTGCTAGTAGAGAAGAGATGATGCTTGCATTAAACGGTCCTGATGCAGACTTAGACAAGATCATTGCTGAAGCAGACATTTTCTCTTGGAAAAACTTAGACTATGTCATTCCTTATGATGGTGCAACCAGACAATTACTATGCCAGATTCAAGGTTACGTCAAACCAGGTACTATGACAGCATTAATGGGAGAATCCGGTGCAGGTAAGACTACTTTGTTAAATACACTTGCACAGAGAATCAATTTTGGTACAATCACTGGTGACATGTTAGTTAATGGTAGACCACTAGATGGTTCCTTTGCAAGAAGAACTGGTTATGTGCAACAACAAGATTTGCACATGGCAGAATATACCGTTAGAGAATCCTTAAGATTTGCAGCTGACTTAAGACAAGGTGATAATGTTCCACAGGAAGAGAAATATGACTATGTCGAGAAGATTATTGATTGTTTGGGTATGAGTAAATATGCAGAAGCAATGGTTGGTAAGATTGGTAGAGGTTTGAATGttgaacaaagaaagaagttATCCATTGCTACCGAACTAGTTGCAAAGCCatcattgttgttgttcttggATGAGCCTACTTCTGGTTTAGATTCCGAATCTTCCTGGTCTATTGTTCAATTCTTGAGAGCATTGGCTGATTCCGGACAAGCTATTTTATGTACCATCCATCAACCTTCTGCAACTTTGTTTGAGGTTTTTGATAGATTATTGCTATTGAAGAAGGGTGGTAAGACTGTTTACTTTGGTGATATTGGTCCAAACTCCTCTACTATGCTAAGCTACTTTGAAAGAAACTCTGGTGTCAAATGTGGTGTTTCAGAAAATCCTGCTGaatatattttgaattgtaTTGGTGCCGGTGCAACCGCTTCCACTAACCATGATTGGGCTGAGCTATGGAATAATTCTCCTGAATGTGCTGCAGAAAGCGCAACTATTGATCAACTACATCGTGACTTACCAAGTAGACCTgtcaataataacaatggtGATTTAGATGCTGTTTTTGCTGCTTCTTACAGAACCCAATTGTGGGTTGTTTTGAAGAGAACATACACACAATTCTGGAGGTCACCTGTTTATATTAGGGCAAAGTTCCTTGAATGTGTTTCCTGTGCGTTGTTCGTCGGTTTGTCTTATGTTGGTTTTGACCATACTGTTGGTAGTGCGCAAGCTGCGTTCTCATCTGTCTTCATGTTGCTTCTTATTTCTGTTGCTATTATCAACCAATCACATGTTTTTGCTTACGATACCAGAGAATTATACGAAGTTAGAGAAAAGTTGTCAAATACTTTCCACTGGTCATGTTTACTTTTATGTCATACCCTTGTCGAAATTGGATGGAGTACTATCTGtcaatttttgattttcatttgttatTACTGGCCTATCAGATTCTCTGGCACTGCTGAGAATGCcggtttctttttcttcatcaacgtTTTGATTTTCCCAATGTACTACGTTACCTATGGTTTAGCTGTTCTCTACTTCTCACCAGATGTGCCATCAGCCTCAATGATTAACTCCAATTTATTTGCAATGATGTTGTTATTCTGTGGTATTTTGAACCCAAAGAAATGGTCTCCAAAGTTCTGGTCGTTCTTGTACGTTGCTTCTCCATTTACATACTTTGTTCAAGCTTTCGTTGGTCCAATTCTCCACAACAGAAAATTAGAGTGTGCATACTCTGAATTGTTTATTGTTGATCCACCAGAAGGAACACAATGTGGTGCATACTTCTCCAATTATATCAAAACAAATGGTGGTTATCTAGTTAACCCAGAATCAGAGTCAAATTGTCATTATTGTCCTTACGTTATGCAGTCTGATGTCGTTTTACAGTTCGGTATCAAATGGAAAGACCATTGGAGAGATTTTGGTATTGCATGGATCTACATTTTTGCTAATGTCGGTTTCATGTTAACTGGTTATTGGTACTTCAGAGTTTATGGTGGTAATCCAATGAGTGCAATCAAGAAGCTATTCTCTGCAAAGACTTACAAACCAGCAAAGAGACACGAAAAAGATAACACCATTTTCCAACCTCAACCTAATGATAGCAAAATTGGTACTGTTAAGAAATAA